The genomic interval CGCATTATTAACGAACCGACCGCGGCCGCTCTGGCTTATGGCTTTGAGAAAAAAAAGGGTGAGCAAATCGCGGTTTACGATTTGGGCGGGGGCACTTTTGATATTTCCATTTTAGACGTTTCCGAAGATACGGTGGAAGTAAAATCCACCAACGGCGATACGCACTTGGGCGGAGAAGATTTTGACCAAAGGATTATTGAATGGATAATCAGCGAATTTAAAAAAGATCAGGGAATTGACTTGGGCAAAGACCCCCTGGCTTTGCAGAGAATCAAGGAGGCGGCGGAAAAAGCCAAGATTGAATTGTCCACGACAAATGAAACCGAAATCAACCAGCCATTTATAACGACCGGTTCGGACGGACCGAAACATTTGGTCATGAAAATGAGTCGGGCAAAGCTGGAAGACTTGGTTGGAGATTTAGTGGAAAAAACTTTAGAGCCCTGTAAAGCGGCTTTGGCAGATGCTAAATTAGAAGTAAAGGATTTAGAAGAAGTAATTTTAGTCGGCGGCATGACCCGCATGCCCATGGTTCAGAAAAAAGTTAAGGAGTTTTTCAACAAAGAGCCGCATTTGGGCGTTAATCCTGATGAAGTGGTGGCGGCAGGGGCTGCGGTTCAGGCCGGAGTCTTGCAGGGCGACGTTAAAGATGTTTTACTTTTGGATGTAACCCCCCTTACTTTAGGCATTGAGACTTTGGGCGGAGTGGCCACGCCTTTGATTGAAAAAAACACCACGATTCCGACTTCAAAGTCCCAGATTTTTTCCACGGCGGCTGACGGACAGACCAGCGTGGAAATCCATGTCCTGCAAGGCGAACGGCCGATGGCGCAGGACAATAAAACTTTGGGCCGGTTTATTTTAGATGGCCTTCCGTCCGCGCCCCGGGGCGTGCCGCAGGTTGAAGTTTCCTTTGATATTGACGCCAATGGAATTTTGAACGTTAAAGCCACGGACAAGGCCACGGGCAAAAACCAACACATCACCATTACCGCTTCGTCAGGGCTTTCCAAGGAAGAAGTGGAGAAAATGAAAAAAGAAGCGGAACTCCATGCCGAAGAAGATAAAAAGAAAAAAGAGCAGATTGACATAAAAAATCAGGCGGACGCGGTTGTATTTTCTACGGAAAAAATGCTTAAAGAATCCGGCGACCCCAGCCATGAAGGCGGGGCAGGTAAAATAAAACCGGAAGATAAAAAAGAGCTGGAAGAAAAATTAGAAGCTTTGAAAAAAGTTAAAGATTCTGATAATTATGAAGAGATGAAGAAAAAGATGGAAGAAATGAATCAGGTGGCGCAAAAAATCGGCGCGGCCATGTATCAACAGCAAGCGCAAGCCGGACAAGGCGAGCAAAAAGGCGAGAAGGCTGGAGAAAGTAAAGAAGAAAAGAAGGGTGATGAACCGGTGGAAGGAGAGGTAGTGGATAAATAAAAATTAGGATTCTTGGGATTCTTAAGATTCTTAGGATAATTAGGAAGTGTATTTACTGGTTGCCTCTTGAAATTTAAAAAGGGGCAACTTGTTAAGCGCACTTTTAATAAAAGAGGAGGATAAAGATGTTTTCTGATAACTCTATTGGCCGAAGTTGTTTTGCGTTTCTTTTACTCGTCGCAATTATAGGGTATTTTTATCTGCTCGCTTCTCTTTTTTGGTTATTGCCGGTTAAGTTTTTTGGATCAGGGCCGGTAATACTGTTTTATGAGATTCTTGGCGGCATTGTTGTTGCCCTTGTTCTTTTTGACCTTTTTGTTTTATGTCCAATGAGAGAAAAAGACGCCAGAGAATACGGAGGATAACGGAAGCCAAAATTAAGAAACCGGGGGAGATAAAAATCTCCCTCTTTAAACAATTTAGTATTTTATATAATTTATTTATAATTTAAAAATAATATGGAAAACCAGAGACCGAATAATCCGCCGGCCGGGACGCAGGAAATAAAAGTGGCGGACAATATCCCCGGCGCCGAATACGCCAACGCCATGCAGATTATCCACAATAAAGACGAATTTCAGCTGGTGTTTTTTAATATTATGGGCGCTTCCGGACGGGTAACGGGAAAAATTATAACCAGCCCGGGCCATTTCAAAAGAATGATTGCGGCTATGGCGGATAACTTGAAGAAATATGAGGAAAAATTCGGAGAAGTGGAAAAAGCCGCCGGACCGGAAAAAGAAATTGGGTTTAAAGGATAAATAATCCCCCCAGCCCCCTTTATCCGCCGCAGGAGCCACCGTAATAGCGGGACAGGCGGGACAGGCAAGGGGGCATGAAGAGATAAAATTGATAATTTGTAATTGACAATTGATATAACGTTCATTTCCAAGCGAGAGGAGGGAAGTATGGCCGGAGGAATTTTCGGAGTTTCTTCCAAAAAGGAAGAAAATGTGATTAATGATTTATTTTGGCTGATGTTTTACGGCCAGCATCTTGGTCAGCGGTATTGCGGCATCAGTTATCCCAAGAGGGATAGGGATTTTTCCACTACGACGCACAAGGGCCTTGTCCGGCCGAGATTCGGAGACGAAATTTCCGTTTTGTCCGCAAGTTTTGCCATTGGCCACACAGCCCTGAAAGAACGCCAGCCCCTGGAAGCCAATTGCTCCTGGGGAAGATTTTCCCTAACCTTTTCCGGCAACATAGCTAACGAAGAAGAATTAAGGCATGAATTTTTGAGTTTCGGCCATAGCTTCATTACCAACCGCAGCGTTGAAATTCTGACCAAACTCCTTGCCCAGGGGAATAACCCGTTAGACGGCATTCGGAGAGTTTTTGAAAAGGTGGAAGGCGCTTTTGCCTTGTTGATGTTGGCGGAAAACGGAATTTACGCCGCCCGATCCAAAGAGGGGCAAATACCTTTGATCTTGGGGGAAAAAGAAAACGGTTTCGCCCTGTCTTCCACTTCCACCGGTTTCGGCAATCTGGGATATTCCATTTTACGGAATTTGAAGCCGGGAGAAATAGTTTTGGCGGAGAAAGGAGAAATAAAGACTCTGTTTCAGCATGAAACAGGAAGAATTCAACTGCCCACTTTCCGCTGGATTTATGGCGATAATCCGGTTTCCTCCATAGAGGGGATTAATACGGCAGTAACCCGGGAAAAAATTGGAGCTTTATTAGCCAAAGAATCCAAAACCAAAGCTGATTTTGTGATGGGAGTCCCGAAATCGGGAATTTTCCACGCTATTGGCTATGCCAATGAATCCGGCCTGCCCTACAACGAGGGGCTGGTGAAGTATGAATATGCCGACAGAAGTTATACCCAGCCAACGACGAAAGAGAGGGACGTTGAAGCCAGCATAAAAATTATTGTTATTCCTGAGTTAGTAAGGGGAAAAACAATAATCGTGGTTGACGATTCCATCGTTAGGGCTACGCAAATGAAAATGAATCTCGTCGCCAAGCTGAAAAAAGCCGGAGCAAAAAAGATTCATCTGGCGATAGCCTTTCCGCCGATTACGAAGATTTGCCCCTTTGATTATTCCACCCGCCAGCCAGAAGAGTTGGCGATGCATAAGTATGGCTCGGAAGATGGAATCAGGGATTTTCTAGGGGTTGATTCCCTGCGTTTTGCCACTCGGGAAATGGTAGCCGAGGCAATCGGCAGGCCGGCAGAGGAACTTTGTTTCCATTGCTGTTCCTAAAAGGAGATAAAAATATTCGGGGCCTTAACTTCGGTTAAGGCTCCCTTTCTACAAATTGTAAGTTTATATATAAAATCTCCCCCTTGCTAAGGGGGAGGTAGGAGGGGGTGGCGAGGTGAGCGATATAAAAGAGTTATTTTTGATAACAACCCCACCTCACCCTAACCCTCTCCTTAACAAGGAGAGGGGATTGGCGAGCAATATGAAAAATATCGTTTATAATCACAAAGAGTATAAAACATTAAGAAGGAATTTAAGAAAACAAGAAGTCGGTGCGGAAAAAATTTTATGGTCAAGATTAAGGAATAGACAGCAAAAATTCAGGTTTAGGCGGCAGTATGGCATAGGCAAATATATAGTTGATTTTTATTGCCCAAAATTAAAACTCGCTCTAGAAATAGATGGAGCTACCCACTCCGAGGATGAAGAAATTAAAAATGATTTAACAAGAGAGAAATTTTTAAATAGGTTTGGGGTAAAAATTAGGAGATATACAAACAATGATGTGTATAAGAGTTTAGAAAGTGTTTTGGCTGATATTTACGAATTTTGTTCGGAGAGAGAAAGAAAATTAAGGATAACCTCACCTCACCCCAACCCTCTCCTTAGTAAGGAGGAGGAGGGTAAAAATATATGAGTAAAGATTATTATAACATATTAGGCGTTTCTAGAACCGCCAGCCAGGAAGAAATAAAAAAAGCTTTCCGGCAAAAAGCGCATCAGCATCATCCGGACAAGGCGGGCGGAGATGAAGCTAAGTTTAAGGAAATAAACGAAGCTTACCAGGTTCTGGGAAATTCGCAAAAGCGGTCGCAATACGATCAGTTTGGGTCGGCTTTTGAGCAGGCCCGGGGCCAGGGCGGTTTTTCCGGATTTGAAGGCTTTCGAGATTTTTCCGGTTTTACTAATGGCTTTAATGTTAATTTTGAAGACTTGGGCGATGTTTTCGGCGGACTCGGAGATATTTTCGGCTTTTCCGCCAGAGGCGGACAAGGGCGGCGGGGAGGAACAAGAGCCAGAAGAGGCAATGATATCGGAGTGGTTTTAACTATTGATTTTTTTGAAGCGGTTTTTGGCGCAGAAAAAGAAATCAGTCTGCAAAAAACCGTTAAATGCGATCGATGTCAAGGCAGCGGGGCCGAGCCGGGCGCAAAAATTGAAACCTGCAAAACCTGCCGAGGTTCCGGGCGGGTGAGCGGGGTCCAGAGAACGATTTTCGGCCAAATGCAGGTAGAGACCGCTTGTTCCGACTGCAATGGCGAAGGCAAAACTTTTAGTGAGAAATGTAAAAAGTGCGCAGGCAACGGGATAACCCGCGAATTAACGAATTTAAAAATAAAAATTCCGGCCGGGATTGACGAAGGCGAATCAATCCGTTTAACTGGCCAGGGTGAAGCCGGAGGCAAAGGCGCTTCGGCCGGAGATCTATATTTAAAAATTAGGATTAAACCGGATGAGCGCTTTGAGCGCGACGGCTATGATATTAAAGCAACGGCGGAAATAAAATTTTCTCAAGCCGTAGCCGGAGATAAAATTGAAGTGGAAACGGTTGACGGTCCGGTAAAATTAAAAATTTCCGAAGGCACGCAATCCGGCACGGTTTTCAGGCTGCGCGATCGGGGCGTAACTAAGCTTAATGGGCGCGGCAGGGGAGATCACTTGGTTAAGGTTATTATTAAAACTCCGACTAATCTTTCGCGGAAGCAGAAAAAAGCGCTGGAGGAGTTGGGGGTTTAAAAATGGGATTCTTAGGATTTTTAAGACTCTTGAGATTATTAAGATAATACGATTTAGGGACTTAGTCGCCATTATGGCGACTAAGTCCCCTTGTGTCTTTGCCTATTTTGTTTAATATTAGGTATTTTTTGTATTTTTTAGTTGACCCCGTTAGAAATTTTATTTCTAAATCGGGTTGACAAGATTTTTTAGATATGATATAATATAATTATATAGTATTTTTAGATAATAATGGTCTTTTAAATTAATCTTTTGCCGCATGGGGGTGCGCCATGGCAGAGGCTGCGACCATACGTATTCACTACGGACATTGTCCTCTTTGCATTCAACCGGTGAAATTGCTCTGGACATTAACCAATGATGAATCTTTGAAAGACCCAGACAAAGACGGCTACTGGAAGATTATTGGCCATTTCGGTTGCCGTATGAATGGCAAAAAGGGAAGGCCGAAGAAGGGCGCCAAAGAAGATTTTATGGCAGGTATTTTGACCAGAAGAGCGGCTGCCATCGTTAAAAAGAGATGGCCTCCGAAATCATCTCCTGTAAGCCCAAAAAAGGTTACGCAACTCAGTTTGTTCTCGTGACCTTACCGCTTTCAATCCGCCTTAATCGAGAAATCGAAAGGGCGGATTTTTTTTGATTTTTTTCTTATAATGCTATAATATAAATATAAAACCAAAATAAAAAAATAACAAAATAATAAAATAAAGAGGAGAGGGAACTAATTAAAGGCGGTATAGCTAGTTTGTTATATTATTTTATTATTTAGTTAGAAAAAATATGAAAACATCAACCACAAAAAAGCTATTAATAAGCCTTCTTTTGCTTTTAGTCTTAGGCATCGGGGTAAACCTTAATTTTAGCCTGCCCAGTTTTAATCTGGCTGGAGCGGACAATTTGCGCCTGGACGATCAGGAAGCGACGATTTTGGCCATAAAAAAAGTTATGCCGGCCGTGGTGAGCATTATTATTTACGCCCAAGAAGAATATATTGATTATGATATTCCGACCAAAACGTCAAAAATAAAAAAGGAAAGGGCGGAAGTAGGCTCGGGAACCGGCTTTTTAATTTCCGCCGACGGTTTGATTTTAACCAACAAGCATGTGGTTAATGTCGGCGGAGACGAGGGCGAATACAGAATAATTTTGTCGGACGGCAAAAAATATTACGCCCAGTTGATCGGCAAGGATCCGTTAAAAGATTTGGCGGTTTTAAAAATTTTTGATAAAGATTTGCCCTATGTTGAATTGGGCGACAGCGACGGCCTGCAAGTCGGGAGCACGGTTATCGCCATTGGCAATGCCCTGGGTCTCTATCAAAACAGCGTTACCAAGGGGATTGTAAGCGGATTGGGCAGAAGCATCGTGGCCAGCGACCAGACCGGCCATGCCGAAGCTTTGGATAATGTCATCCAGACCGACGCCGAAATTAACGTCGGCAATTCCGGCGGCCCCCTAGTTGACCTGGCCGGGAAAGTCATCGGCATTAATGTGGCGATTGACCAAAGCGGCTCCTCAATCGGCTTTGCCATTCCGGTAAATGACGCCAGGCCGGTAATAAAGAGCGTCCGGGAAATCGGCCGGATTGTCCGGCCCCGGCTGGGCGTGCTTTATACAATGATAACTCCGGAATTGAAAGAAGAGATGAAATTGGCAAGAGACGCCGGCGCTCTGTTGGTTAGGGGAGAAAAGGGCGAATCGGCGATTTTGCCGGATTCGCCGGCAGCCAAAGCTGGATTGGCGGCCGGGGATATCATTTTTGAAGTGAATGCCATAAAGGTTGAGGGAAACAATACTTTGCTCTCAATCCTGCAAAAATATAAGCCCGGAGACAGAATCGGCCTGAAAGTCCAGAGAGGCGATGATATTTTTGTAAAGATTGTGGTTTTGGACGAATTTAAGTAATTTCGCGCAACGCATAACGCATAACGCATAACGTGTAACGTGTAAAATCAGTTGATTAAAGTTTTATTTTATTTTAAACTAAAATCATGACTTCCAAGGAGCTTCGCGACAAATATTTGGAGTTTTTTAAGGCCCGGGGACACGCCATTATCCCGAGCGCTTCTTTAATTCCGGAAAATGACCCGACGGCTTTATTTACAACGGCCGGCATGCATCCGCTCGTGCCTTATTTAATGGGAGAAAAGCATCCGGAAGGCCGGCGTTTGGCGGATGTCCAGAAATGCGTGCGCACGGATGACATTGAGGATGTGGGCGACGCCACTCACCATACTTTTTTTGAAATGCTTGGCAATTGGTCTTTGGGCGATTATTTTAAAAAAGAAGCTATAAATTTAAGCTGGGAATTTTTGACTTCGCCAAAATGGTTGGGGCTGGACAAAAATAAAATAGCCGTTTCGGTTTTTGCCGGAGATGAAGACGCGGACTTTGACGAAGAATCATTTTCCATTTGGAAAAGTCTGGGGATTCCGGAAGCAAGGATTGCCAGATTGCCGAAAAAAAACAATTGGTGGGGGCCGGCCGGCCAGACCGGGCCTTGCGGACCCTGCACGGAAATGTTTTATTGGACCGGTGATCCGGCTAAGGTTCCGGACGGCTTTAACGATGATAATGTTTTGTGGGTGGAAATCTGGAATGACGTATTTATGGAATTTAACAAGAAAGCGGACGGTTCGTTTGAGCCATTAAAGCAGAAAAATGTGGATACCGGCATGGGTTTGGAGCGAACCTTGGCTGTAATTAATAATTTAGACGATAATTATAAGACGGAGTTATTTTTTAACTCTATTAATAAAATAAAAAGATTGTCGGGCAAAGAATATAAAGAAGAAGAGGCTGTCAGAGCAATCCGGATAATTGCCGACCATTTGCGGGCCGCGACTTTTATAATCGGTGATGATAAAGGGGTTTGTCCTTCCAATACCGACCAGGGCTATATTGTTCGGCGTTTGCTTAGGAGGGCCATCAGATACGGCAAGCAACTGGGCATAAAGGAAAAATCCTGGACAGCCGAAATTGCCAGAATCGTTATTCATGATTACGCGGGAGCCTATCCGGAATTGCGCCGGAACGTTGATTTCATTACTGAACAATTCAAAATTGAAGAAGAGAAGTTTGGGAAGACGCTGGAAAGGGGATTAAGGATTTTAAATAATTGGTTTGGGATGCAAAAGACTGATCCTGGTGAAAATTTTAAAATAGCAGAGAAAGATTCAGGTAAAAAAATATTTGATTTATTTCAAACGTATGGTTTTCCCCTTGAGATGAGTTTAGAAGAAATTGAAAGGAGATCAAAAATGCATCCGACTGGTGAATATAAATTTAATAAAGATAAAATAATAAATGAATTTAAGAAAGAATTAGAAAAGCATCAGGAACTTTCCCGCACCGCTAGCGCCGGGAAATTTAAGGGCGGACTGGCTGACGCTTCGGAAAAAACCAAAAAATTACATACGGCGGCCCATCTTCTTTTGGCGGCTTTGCGAAAAGTTCTGGGCGAGCATGTTATTCAGAAAGGAAGCAATATAACGGCCGAGCGTCTGCGTTTTGATTTTTCCCACAAAGAAAAAATGACGCCGGAGCAGATTAAAGAAACGGAAAAATTAGTTAATGAAGCCATAGAGGCGGATTTGCCGGTTTGTTGCGAGGAGATGCCTTTGCCCGAAGCAAAGAAGAGGGGCGCTATGGGAGTTTTTGAATCCAAGTATGGGGAGAAAGTGAAAGTTTATAAAGTAGGCAGTGATGACGAGCAATTTTCTTATGAAATTTGCGGCGGACCGCATGTTAACCGCACGGGAGAGTTGGGGCGGTTTAGAATAATGAAAGAAGAAAGTTCAAGCGCGGGGGTAAGAAGGATAAAAGCGGTACTGGAATAATTTCCAATTATCAATTATCAATTTTCAATAAATTTTCAATGATTTAATTTTCAAGCAGAGGTTTAATTTAGAAATTGAAAATTGATCATTGATTGAAAATTGGAAATTGTAAAATTGAAAATTTTAAAAGGAAGAATTTAGGCAAAAGGGGAGGAAAGTTAATTGTGCCCAGTTATCATAAATACCTCTTGACAACAAATAAGTTTGCCTATATAATTAGTTTACGATATTAATAATGAAAAATATAAGCAAATAAGCTAAAATATTTACCAAGAATTTTGGTAAAGTTTTTTAATCCTTTGCCAAAATTTTTTTGTGTTAATGGCTGAAAATAATTTTCAAAATCAAGGCGAGGCTAAAGGGGGGAAAACGCTAAATGCCAAGGATTTTATAGAAATGCAGGGCGAGGTGCTTGAGTTAATGCCGGACACGACTTTCAAGATTCTTTTGGAGAACGGGCATGAGATATTCGCTTACTTGTCTGGGAAAATGAGAATGCACAAAATTCGCCTGCTTCCCGGAGACAAAGTGCGGGTGCAAATCAGCCCGTATGATTTAACCAAGGGCAGGGTGGTCTATAGATTATAAGAATTCAAATAGAATTGACTTTTTACGAACTTAAACCCCTCGATAATCTTTTTATGCGAATCCTGCTTACGGACTTTTACCTTCCTGCTATAATGCGAATGTATGTTCTGCCTTCGGCAGCCCCGCTACGAATAGGGCACATGCGAATTATGCCGCGAATGTTAATTACGCAATGATTTATATCTGTAATTCGTAGCATTTGCATTATGGCAACGTCCTTGAAGATAAGCAACATAGAATTCGTCACCGCCACTATTAATTTATATTGAAGCGGGACCCCGCCAGCGGGCGGTGGCATTAATGGTTCACTCC from Patescibacteria group bacterium carries:
- a CDS encoding endonuclease domain-containing protein translates to MKNIVYNHKEYKTLRRNLRKQEVGAEKILWSRLRNRQQKFRFRRQYGIGKYIVDFYCPKLKLALEIDGATHSEDEEIKNDLTREKFLNRFGVKIRRYTNNDVYKSLESVLADIYEFCSERERKLRITSPHPNPLLSKEEEGKNI
- the dnaK gene encoding molecular chaperone DnaK, giving the protein MGKILGIDLGTTNSAMAIIEGGKPKILENAEGARTTPSTVAISKNGERLVGQTAKRQAVTNPENTVYAVKRLIGRHFNDEEVQRDVKNASYKIVQAGEGVKVKMADKEYTPQEVSAMILSKLKADAEAKLGEKITEAIITVPAYFNDSQRQATKDAGKIAGFDVKRIINEPTAAALAYGFEKKKGEQIAVYDLGGGTFDISILDVSEDTVEVKSTNGDTHLGGEDFDQRIIEWIISEFKKDQGIDLGKDPLALQRIKEAAEKAKIELSTTNETEINQPFITTGSDGPKHLVMKMSRAKLEDLVGDLVEKTLEPCKAALADAKLEVKDLEEVILVGGMTRMPMVQKKVKEFFNKEPHLGVNPDEVVAAGAAVQAGVLQGDVKDVLLLDVTPLTLGIETLGGVATPLIEKNTTIPTSKSQIFSTAADGQTSVEIHVLQGERPMAQDNKTLGRFILDGLPSAPRGVPQVEVSFDIDANGILNVKATDKATGKNQHITITASSGLSKEEVEKMKKEAELHAEEDKKKKEQIDIKNQADAVVFSTEKMLKESGDPSHEGGAGKIKPEDKKELEEKLEALKKVKDSDNYEEMKKKMEEMNQVAQKIGAAMYQQQAQAGQGEQKGEKAGESKEEKKGDEPVEGEVVDK
- the dnaJ gene encoding molecular chaperone DnaJ → MSKDYYNILGVSRTASQEEIKKAFRQKAHQHHPDKAGGDEAKFKEINEAYQVLGNSQKRSQYDQFGSAFEQARGQGGFSGFEGFRDFSGFTNGFNVNFEDLGDVFGGLGDIFGFSARGGQGRRGGTRARRGNDIGVVLTIDFFEAVFGAEKEISLQKTVKCDRCQGSGAEPGAKIETCKTCRGSGRVSGVQRTIFGQMQVETACSDCNGEGKTFSEKCKKCAGNGITRELTNLKIKIPAGIDEGESIRLTGQGEAGGKGASAGDLYLKIRIKPDERFERDGYDIKATAEIKFSQAVAGDKIEVETVDGPVKLKISEGTQSGTVFRLRDRGVTKLNGRGRGDHLVKVIIKTPTNLSRKQKKALEELGV
- a CDS encoding DUF3467 domain-containing protein translates to MENQRPNNPPAGTQEIKVADNIPGAEYANAMQIIHNKDEFQLVFFNIMGASGRVTGKIITSPGHFKRMIAAMADNLKKYEEKFGEVEKAAGPEKEIGFKG
- the infA gene encoding translation initiation factor IF-1, which gives rise to MAENNFQNQGEAKGGKTLNAKDFIEMQGEVLELMPDTTFKILLENGHEIFAYLSGKMRMHKIRLLPGDKVRVQISPYDLTKGRVVYRL
- a CDS encoding alanine--tRNA ligase, whose product is MTSKELRDKYLEFFKARGHAIIPSASLIPENDPTALFTTAGMHPLVPYLMGEKHPEGRRLADVQKCVRTDDIEDVGDATHHTFFEMLGNWSLGDYFKKEAINLSWEFLTSPKWLGLDKNKIAVSVFAGDEDADFDEESFSIWKSLGIPEARIARLPKKNNWWGPAGQTGPCGPCTEMFYWTGDPAKVPDGFNDDNVLWVEIWNDVFMEFNKKADGSFEPLKQKNVDTGMGLERTLAVINNLDDNYKTELFFNSINKIKRLSGKEYKEEEAVRAIRIIADHLRAATFIIGDDKGVCPSNTDQGYIVRRLLRRAIRYGKQLGIKEKSWTAEIARIVIHDYAGAYPELRRNVDFITEQFKIEEEKFGKTLERGLRILNNWFGMQKTDPGENFKIAEKDSGKKIFDLFQTYGFPLEMSLEEIERRSKMHPTGEYKFNKDKIINEFKKELEKHQELSRTASAGKFKGGLADASEKTKKLHTAAHLLLAALRKVLGEHVIQKGSNITAERLRFDFSHKEKMTPEQIKETEKLVNEAIEADLPVCCEEMPLPEAKKRGAMGVFESKYGEKVKVYKVGSDDEQFSYEICGGPHVNRTGELGRFRIMKEESSSAGVRRIKAVLE
- a CDS encoding trypsin-like peptidase domain-containing protein; amino-acid sequence: MKTSTTKKLLISLLLLLVLGIGVNLNFSLPSFNLAGADNLRLDDQEATILAIKKVMPAVVSIIIYAQEEYIDYDIPTKTSKIKKERAEVGSGTGFLISADGLILTNKHVVNVGGDEGEYRIILSDGKKYYAQLIGKDPLKDLAVLKIFDKDLPYVELGDSDGLQVGSTVIAIGNALGLYQNSVTKGIVSGLGRSIVASDQTGHAEALDNVIQTDAEINVGNSGGPLVDLAGKVIGINVAIDQSGSSIGFAIPVNDARPVIKSVREIGRIVRPRLGVLYTMITPELKEEMKLARDAGALLVRGEKGESAILPDSPAAKAGLAAGDIIFEVNAIKVEGNNTLLSILQKYKPGDRIGLKVQRGDDIFVKIVVLDEFK